The sequence CCGCAGCAGAGGCCGGTGACATTGTGACCTTTGGCATTCTGCCAACCTTCCCAAGCACCGCTTACGGTTATATCGCGCAGGGCAGTGCCTGCGAGGATGGTACTTCCTTTGACGTGCAGAATTTCAAGGAAAAGCCGGATGCGGAGACCGCGCAACGTTTGTTGCTGCAGGGCGGCCATTTGTGGAACGCCGGGATCTTTCTGATCAAGGCCAGCGTGTTACTGAAAGCGCTCGCAGAATTTGCCCCGGATATTCTTGACAGCTGCGAACAGGCGACCGCGAAACAAGGCATTGATGGCGCATTCATCCGCCTCGACGCTGCCGCATTTACCGCTTGTCGTGCTGACAGTATCGACTACGCGGTATTGGAAAAAAGCAAATCGGTGGTGGTGGTGCCGTACACCGGTCAATGGAGTGATGTCGGAAGCTGGAACGCGGTGGCCGCATTGAACACCGCGGACGAAGCGGGCAATCGTAACTATGGCCTTGGGCATGTGCTGCAGTCGACCAATACGTTTGTGCATGCGCCGCATCGGTTGGTGGTGGCGTTGGGCACCAGCGATCTCATCATCATTGATACGCCGGATGCGGTTATGGTGATTGCCGCCAGCCACGCAGAAAAAGTGAAAGAAGTGGTGACCTATCTGGAACAGCAGGCGATCCCACAGGCCACCCAGCACCGCCGCACCGGGCGTCCCTGGGGTGCGTATGACAGTGTGGATAGCGGCGAACGTTTTCAGGTGAAGCGCATCACGGTAAAACCCGGCGCGCAGCTGTCGCTACAAATGCACTACCATCGGGCGGAGCATTGGATTGTGGTGAAGGGGACTGCTAAAGTCACGCGGGGCGACGAGACTTTTTTGCTGACCGAAAACCAATCAACCTATATCCCTCTGGGCACGACCCATCGCCTGGAAAACCCGGGCAAAACGCCGTTGGAGCTGATCGAAGTGCAGAGCGGTAGTTATCTGGGAGAGGACGACATTGTCCGCTTTGAAGATACGTACGGACGCATTCCGCAGGTTGTGACGCTTTAATTTGAGGATCGGCAGACGGGGGCAGCAGGCACGATTGTTGGCTTTCATGCTGTTCCCCGTTTGATTATTTTTGTTCATTATCTTAGTTTAATCATCCTGGTCCGTTACGTTGCGGCTACCGGTTTGGCCTTCACCTCGCCGCCTCACCGCCAGCAGCCCGCGAGGTGCAACATTGAGCATCCTTTAGCATCATTTAGCATCATGTCCACGAAGCCAGTTTCTTCCAAAGTGTCCGACGTCCAGCTGGCGATTAACGCGGTTGCGTTGCTGTCGCCGCTGACTGGTATCGGTCAATACACTTATCATCTCATTAGCGAGTTGCACCAGTTGCTGCCGCGACCGCCCCATCTGTTTTATGCCACCTCGTGGTCGCAGGAGTTGCGAACCACGCCGCTGCCGCATCTCGATGCCTTTAAACGCTTAGCCAAGCGTTTCCTTCCCAGAGCCCGGCTTTTGTCACGGCTAGTCCAGCAAAGTCATTTTTCGCGTGGTATCAAGGAACGCGGGATTGAGCTGTATCACGAGCCAAATTTTCTGGCAT is a genomic window of Glaciimonas sp. PAMC28666 containing:
- a CDS encoding mannose-1-phosphate guanylyltransferase/mannose-6-phosphate isomerase is translated as MLKSKIVPIILCGGNGTRLWPLSRKAFPKQFVPLIDNKSLVQLTFERMLFLSDSVMTVAAEEHRFLVQEASEAAKVSARHILEPVGRNTAPAMAVAALNAEPDDLLLFAPADHHIPDGLAFAETVKRGVAAAEAGDIVTFGILPTFPSTAYGYIAQGSACEDGTSFDVQNFKEKPDAETAQRLLLQGGHLWNAGIFLIKASVLLKALAEFAPDILDSCEQATAKQGIDGAFIRLDAAAFTACRADSIDYAVLEKSKSVVVVPYTGQWSDVGSWNAVAALNTADEAGNRNYGLGHVLQSTNTFVHAPHRLVVALGTSDLIIIDTPDAVMVIAASHAEKVKEVVTYLEQQAIPQATQHRRTGRPWGAYDSVDSGERFQVKRITVKPGAQLSLQMHYHRAEHWIVVKGTAKVTRGDETFLLTENQSTYIPLGTTHRLENPGKTPLELIEVQSGSYLGEDDIVRFEDTYGRIPQVVTL